Within the Dehalococcoidales bacterium genome, the region GTATCCCAACTGTGGTGACCCTCTCACAAGCGATATGAAGGATAATTATCTGAAGAAGTTCACGGGATGCTACGCGTGCCCCTATCAATGCCATGGTGTCTACGAGATTCCCGGGATAGGCAAGGGTACGCAGATGTGTGCCGACATCTGGTACGGATACTACAACCGTCATAGCACCAAGGCTACCTGGAAAGGCAACCTGCTGGCCCAGAAGCTGGGTATCAATAACTTCGAGATGTCCGGACTAATGGCGTTCCTCAGGCACGCCATTCCGCTGGACCTGGTGAAGAAGGAGGACCTGGGTCTGTCCTCTTTTCCGACGCTAGACCTACCTTCGGGACAGGGGTATGGCGATGAAAAAGAGCATCACGAATTCCTCGAAGAACTGCTGGCCGGAATTGCAGACGGGACCAGCCCCGTTGCCCAGGGATTGGCAAGGGCTCTTGAGCAGTTTGGGCAGGACGCAAAGGACCTGTATGGCGCAATCTTCCCCGCCTGGGGCAATCAGAGACACCATATAAGAGGTGTCGGAGAGGCGTTGCACTGGGCTACCGACACCAGAGACCCGTTTAATTCGTGCCAGGACTACGTACGTTATCCCAGTCATGGCTTCGGCAACAACAAAGAAATTGCCGACTGGTTCGGCGTACCCGGTGGCTATCTGGAAGGAGAGAGCGAAGGGAAGCACCAGAACATATACCTGGGGACGGAGCGCCTTGTCGTGTGGGTCCAGAACCACCAGAGCTTGAAGAACTCCTTACTGATATGCGAGCTTGCCAGTCCTCCAGGGCAGTTCTTCCACCCACCCGAAATGGACATCAGGATATTCGAAAGCCGTATCTTATCGGCAGTTACAGGGATTGACTATGATGTGGACAGGCTCTGGCAGGCGGGTGAAAGAATCTGGAACATCCGTAGGGCCGTAATGGTACTGAGGGAAAACCGCCACAGAGATGATGACACGATTAGCCACACCTGGTTTGGGGAAACAAGCGAAATCGACATCACAACGCTGGGAGCGCTCAGGGGCCAGACCCTATCCGAGCCATTGGATAAAGAGCGATGGGAAGCCCTCAAGGACAGGCTCTACGAGTTAAGCGGTTGGGACGTTAAAACTGGTGTACCTTCCAGAGCCAAACTGGAAGAGCTTGGCATGAAGGGTGTTGCCGACAAACTGCAAAGTGCCGGTAAAACAGGCTAGCGTGGACGGTAATAGCCGACGTGGTCAGAATCCAACGGGACCAGGTCACCGAGGGCAGGGATGCCTCATGGCGAGTTGAAAATCGAACGAGCCCGCATACGCGGGCTCGCCTTTTCTGTCCCGAGATTTGCCCTGGGAACATACCCCGGACTCAGCCGCCATGTGGTCCAGACCGGTAAACAGTATGCTATAATTACACATCGGGGACACTCCGCATAATCGGGCCTCCAATGCAGGATTTACCTCCCCACCCTCCCGATGGTCTAAGGAAAGGACAGGACAGGGGTCAGGAAAATAGCACGTATACTTTCCGGTAAGCCCAGCGCGGAAGACAAGCCGATTGACACCAGTCTACGGCCCAGGTCTCTT harbors:
- a CDS encoding aldehyde ferredoxin oxidoreductase N-terminal domain-containing protein, producing MSEYYGWAGKVLWVDLTNGKITSVPTSDFEPEKFIGGVGLNSKIFWELGCPKVDAFHPDSPLILSTGPLTGASGPFTRATICAIAPQCYPEELFTYSGFGGKFPSEIKYAGYDGIVIVGKAPKPVYLSIHDEDVEIKDARDLWGLDTFETQQALTDSHPGASVLTIGPAGENLSRIAIIINETSGAAGQGGYGAVMGSKNLKAIVTRGTGTFKIARPDDFMELIRQRKAAGDWVAGRNIAWGRYPNCGDPLTSDMKDNYLKKFTGCYACPYQCHGVYEIPGIGKGTQMCADIWYGYYNRHSTKATWKGNLLAQKLGINNFEMSGLMAFLRHAIPLDLVKKEDLGLSSFPTLDLPSGQGYGDEKEHHEFLEELLAGIADGTSPVAQGLARALEQFGQDAKDLYGAIFPAWGNQRHHIRGVGEALHWATDTRDPFNSCQDYVRYPSHGFGNNKEIADWFGVPGGYLEGESEGKHQNIYLGTERLVVWVQNHQSLKNSLLICELASPPGQFFHPPEMDIRIFESRILSAVTGIDYDVDRLWQAGERIWNIRRAVMVLRENRHRDDDTISHTWFGETSEIDITTLGALRGQTLSEPLDKERWEALKDRLYELSGWDVKTGVPSRAKLEELGMKGVADKLQSAGKTG